The DNA window TCTCAGGtccactgtgtgtgtatgcctaccAAATGTTGTGATAAAAGAGGCACGCGTCACCACAcctgataaatattttcttcaagggAACCAGAGTTTGGTTCTTTATGCAAATTTTTTcccaatgaaataaaacatagttAACTGTGTTTGATATGAAATAATAGGTTGTGGGTAGAAGTGAGGCCAAAAAAAAGGTGGTGGGGCGGGAGAAAGAAGGTTGCCCCCTCCACTGCTTACCTTTGGAGGAATCCTGGAGTAGACTTCAGTGTGCATTCATGCTAAGTCACCCTGGTCTATAAGATAGcagcaaagaacaacaacaacaggttgGTGTCCTGGCTCCTGAACTATAAACCGCTCTGTCTGAGCTTCACTCACCCACTTCTGTGTAAGCCTCATGCAATTAGTTGCCCcttcttgatattttatttcataattttattatatatttatttggaatatttattaaatttctttttctgacttATAGAACTAAACTCtccctttggttttatttttttttattttttttggagtATGTACTCTACCGTATATGCAAACATATTTTATACTTAGagtatatgcatttttttttaagtttgtaaagAGGAAggcaaaaaagtgaaaaaaaaaaaaatctacatatcCCTCCTATTTCTATTCTGCATGGCCACTTATCCACCAGAAAACTTCCTCGGGTACTTAAAATACCTTTGTAGTTTTCTTCAGGTTAGAGTTAGTATTAGAAGTTAGAtgttggccgggcagtggtggcgcagaaGTTAGAtgttggctgggcagtggtggctcacacctttaatcccagcactcgggaggcagaggcaggcggatttctgagttcaaggccagcctggtctacaaagtgagttccaggacaatcagggctacaaagagaaaccctgtctggaaaaaaaaaaaaaaaaagttcgatgtcagaattattttgtttttaggtttttgagacagggtatttaTATATAGCTTTGGTGTTAAccatggtggccttgaactcacagaaatccacctgcctctgcctctagagtgttgggattaaaagcctgtgccaccatgccagcaaAGAGAATGTCTtggattgtttttgagacagtcctgAGGTAGAGCTTGTGTTGGTCTTTAAGTCAGGATCCTCTTGGCTCTGCTTCTCGAGTGTTGGGATTTTATTGTGTGGTAACATGCCCAGAAATAAGGTGTCCTTTGAATAACTTAGATAAGTGGATCCAGCATGAGGCTCTTGAGAAGAGGCAATTTTCTGCTCTGATGTCTCAAGAATTCTAGCCAGCAAAGTAAACTGGacctgagggagggagaggctagAAAAGGCCAGGCCAGGCATTAATGGGCTTGTCCACAATACACATTGGAGCACACATCTCTGTGAACAAGCAAGGTTCTTTCTTGTTGATCCCTTTCCACCCCCCACCTTGGAAACTTAAATAGATTTCTGGCAGCACTCAGTTATGGCCAGATGCATGCTTGTATATGAGGGGTATGGTAGGCAGGAAAATGACTGCCCCAAATGTATCTCCATCCTAACTCCTGAGACTTGTGGATGCCATTCAACATGGCCAGGATTGCTCAGCAGATAACTTTAGGGAGTTAgtctacatcagtggttctcaatttgtAGGCCATGACCCCTTTAGggggtcaaataaccctttcacaggggccacctAAGACCAGCAGAAAAGACACGTTTACAtcatgactcataacagtagcaaaatcacagttgtgAAATAGCAAAATTGATGTTATGGATGGGGGTCTCCTCAAcgggaggaactgtattaaagggtagcagcattgggaaggttgagaaccagtgatctAGGCTATCAACTTGAGCTCACTGCAGTCACAGGTGCCAGAGTCCAGCTTTCTGCAGTCAGACTTCTAGCCCCACCTTAAGTCCCCCACTTTTCCTCCTCTTTGCTGCTGATTGAGACTCTAAGGCATCCTACAGGCTAGGGAAGCTCTCTGCATTGACCCGGTTTCCCACTCAACGGTCTTCCCTTCAGCTCAGCCACTCCTGTTATCGGGAGGGCTTTCCCTTCCTTAATAGGTGGTCACTATAAATAAGACCCTGTTAGTAAATGGTTTTGGTCCCTACCAATCTCTTTTCTATTATTGCCCTAACAATAGTTAGAATGGCTTAAGAACAAACTTTTAGCTTTAGGAGACCAGACATGGTGACCTTCTGGCAAGCTGTTTAttaagagtggcaaggtgaaggAAAGGCTCCGCGGGAGGGAGCAGAGTTCTTTTAAGGTCGCTTGTGAAGAAAGTGATTGGGGACAAGGGGCAGTGTCCAGAACAAATGGGCCCAAGGTCGACTGACACTTTTTTGGCTTTAGGTGTTTAAGAGGTCCCAAGGAagggtggtggcgcactcctttaatcccagcacaagggaggctAAGTCAGgctaatctctgagttcaaaaccagtctggtctacctgccaagtcccaggacagccactACATAATACCTgccaagtcccaggacagccactACATAATACCTACCAAGTCCCAGAACAGCCACTACATAATGAGGCcacatctcaaaaaacaacaacaacaaaaaaaaacaaaccgaagaatgaaaaaaaaccaatcaatcttccccaggcagtggtggcgcacgcctttaatcccagcacttgggaggcagaggcaggcggatttctgagtttgaagccagtccggtttacagagtgagttccaggacagccagggctacacagagaaaccctgtcttgaaaaaaccaaaataaataaacaacaacaacaaacagaagaaaaagtcctAAGCAAATTCCCTGGTAAGGAACTCTGAAAGAATGGGCCTCATTAACCTGTGTAACAACCTCTGACTGCAGCCcttctgtttttggttttctgggaAAGATGGTCCCAGGAAGGGGTCGACTTGGCTCTTCTAAGAGCTGTTAGGGATTGCAGAGCGTGTTGGCAGTATTTGTGAAAATCTTCATCGTAGCTGAAGGCCTGATTTAACATTTACCTTAGGTTAGCAACTTATGCCGCGATTTCTGCCCAATGAGATTTGCTTCTGGTTACCCACAGTACCCTAATTCCTTTGCGCATGTGTCTGCCTACGTCACTCTGTGGGTCAGGGAAGGATGGGGAGCCGGGGAGGGGCACCCACAGTTCTGAGGGTGTTCAAAGGACAGCATTGCGGAACGCGCCTGCGCAGAGCCAACACAAGTTGGTAGCGACGCCGGAAATCCAGGAGAAAGAACTTCCAGGAAGTGACGTATCCTCCAGAGCTGATTGGTTGTTGGTTTGTCCAGCCCTACGCGTGCGCACTGTCAGCGTGGAGTCAAGCCATGGAGGACCAAGAAGCGCTGGGTTTTGAACACATGGGGCTGGATCCCCGGCTCCTGCAGGTACGGGGAAGGCTGTGGAGCTGGGACCCGGTGTGCCGCTACACTCCGCGCCGCTTGAGCCGCGTCCTCTTCCTTCTTAGGCTGTCACCGACTTGGGCTGGTCGCGACCTACGTTGATCCAGGAAAAGGCCATACCTCTGGCGCTGGAGGGGAAGGACCTCCTGGCCCGCGCCCGCACAGGCTCCGGGAAGACCGCAGCTTATGCTATTCCGATGCTTCAGTTGCTTCTCCACAAGAAGGCGGTGGGTAGCGAGAGGAGCAGTGGGTAGGAGACAGGAACCTCCAAAAGAGTAGGGAACGAAGTGCCCGACTGTGCCAAGGTTCCTCCTATAGGTCCTGTATCTGTTAGGCGGGCGATAGAGAACTTGGTCTATTTGCAGCATAATCTCTGAGCTGGAGTTCAGGTTACTTGGCTCTCAACCCAGGCCTTGGTGCCACGGCCACCAACCTGTTGTAATTTTGAGCAAACCTTTTTATCTAGAGAGGGCTCATCAGCTCCGTAGTATGTTAAATGATTTCAGACGTGCAGCAAGTTAGTTCTACATTTCAGTGCCTGGGAAAGCTCTGCCCCCTGTGCTGTGAGGTGGGCAGAATTAAGAGTTTATCAGGACACAGCTAGGTGATTGTGTTGCGGTACATGGTTCTGACAGTTTGGGCGGTCCCAGTACTTTGAACGGTCTTGAATTGGCGCTCTTACAGACAGGTCCTGTAATGGAACAAGCTGTGAGAGGCCTTGTCCTTGTTCCTACCAAGGAGCTGGCTCGGCAGGCCCAGGCCATGATCCAGCAGCTGGCTGCCTACTGTGCCCGGGATGTGCGAGTGGCTAACGTCTCAGCTGCGGAAGACCCAGCGTCTCAGAGGTGGGTGGAAGCTGCAGGCCGCTAAAGGGAGTACCCTGTGCAAATGAGTGCCATTGGTGGTGTGAGTGGCAAGGCAGGGCAGCTCTGCCAGGGTGAGGGTCTGGCTGCTAAATTCTTGCCACCCCAAAACTTGCCGCCTGCAGAGCTGTGTTGATGGAgaagccagacgtggtggtggGGACCCCATCCCGAGTATTAAACCACCTGCAGCAGAACAGCTTGAAACTCCGGGACTCCCTAGAGCTGCTGGTGGTAGACGAAGCTgaccttcttttttcctttggttttgagGATGAACTCAAGAGTCTTCTCTGGtaaggaagaaacagaagtggCTCCTAGACCTGCAAGGGTCTGGACTTGGGACTGGAGTAGGATGGGTGGGCTGGAGACTGATCAGGCCCCGTTCTTTCTTTCAGTCACTTGCCTCGGATTTACCAGGCTTTTCTCATGTCGGCCACTTTCAATGAGGATGTACAAACTCTGAAGGAGCTGGTGCTACATAACCCGGTAAGCGGAGCATCTGGAACTGAGACACAAGTCTTTGAACGTCTCGATCCTTCTCAGAGCAAACTTCTGGCGCTTGCGGAGGGACTATTGTTGTTAGGTGTGTCTTTCCTAATTCTTAGTCACTGAAAGGAAGTCACttgatgttatatatttatagctTTCCCTAGAACAAACTGTGCTTGGCTTGGAAGGCTTATTTGGGGTCACCGTTTTCAAAGGGAGCCAAATTCTAAGACCAGAGTTCTCTTCTTGTGTACATTTCAGTCTTCAGAGCCATTGTGCAGGCCTTCTGTGCTGTACACTGTCTCCTCCCAGTGTTTGTCTTCGTGCTGTACACTGATGCTGTATGTAGAGTTTGTTTCTAATACCACAATAGGTAGGGCACTTTGAGTTCTTAGGTTACAgccctggaggtggggtgggcaaTGGGGCGATGGCTCACACACCAAAACCCCTTAAAGACATGTTCTGTCCTGCACTGATGTAGATGCTTTGGTTGGTGAGGCAGTGGCCATAGAACCACTTCTCTTTCCTGATGAGAGGTCTGTCCCCTTCCTAGGTTACCCTCAGGTTACAGGAGTCCCAGCTGCCGGGGCCAGACCAGCTCCAGCAGTTTCAGGTGGTCTGTGAGACAGAAGAAGACAAGTTCTTGCTGCTGTATGCTCTGCTCAAGCTGTCACTGATTCGGGGCAAAGCCTTGCTCTTTGTCAATACTCTAGAGAGGGGTTACCGGCTCCGTCTTTTCCTGGAACAGTTCAGCATTCCCTCCTGCGTGCTCAACGGAGAACTCCCACTGCGCTCCAGGTCTGCTGTGTCTGTCTTGATAGAGATAAGCTGAGAAGAAACATGGAAGGAGAACCCAGTTGGTTCTTTCCCTTTTTACAAGATGGGTTTTACACTGTATTTGTAGTccaagttagccttgaacttacagcagtCCCCCTGGCCCAgacttctaagtgctgagattaaatttGTAGGCCAGCTCATAGAGCTGGTcttatttcttctcctctcccgCCTCTTTGCACTGTgagagattgaacccagagccttgttcGTGCTAGATAACCACTCAACCACTGAGTTATACACCTAGACCCCTTTCCAATTCCGTAACCACTTGCTGGGAACTAGCCTCTCAGTATGATGACAACTCTGAAGTACTTAGCTGATGCATATAGAGGCCATAAAGGGTGTTGGTTCCCCTGACATTGGAGTTACAGAGTATTAactaccatgttggtgctgggactAGAAACTGGGTTTtctggagagcagccagtgcatttagtccttgagccatctctccagctcagttcTTTAGTTTTcagctgaggaagctgaggcacagaTCTGAAGATGATgaaggagatagaggagagagtAGGGAAGGGCGATGGTTAGGATGAGGCTGATCGTTCCCCTTGGATTGCAGGTGCCACATCATCTCACAGTTCAACCAAGGCTTGTATGATTGCGTCATAGCGACGGATGCTGAAATCTTGGGACCCCAAGTCAAAAGCAAACGTCGAGGCCGCGGGTCCAAAGGAGACAAGTGAGTCCACGGTTCTTTTTTCTCAGCATTCCCCCAAGAGGACTGTTTTCAGCCTCTGTAAGACTGAAGCCAAAGTGCATAGAGTGAGTGAGTTGTCAGACATTCTCGATGGTTATACCTGGCAGTCCCATGGGCCCTTGCTTAGCTTCCTGGGCAGACATAGAGAGAAGTAGGGCGATAGAGGGCGATGCCCGAATGTGCAGCACACATTGTCAAGCTGAGCATGGGAGACGGTCCAGGCAGACCTGGGCTTGTGGCCATGATGTGCACAGAATGTGTATCTGAGGGGAAAAGGGACACTATAGGTGCTGCCTGCTTGAATAGTCCAGGGTCCCAGGGGTGGTTTATGGGTCAGTGTGTTCTGCTATTGCCTAGGGCTAAGGTCAGGGCACGGGTTTGCCCACATGACAGAACTCTGGGCCACCCTCCAGCACCCCAGCTCATGGAGTGATTCTAATGTCCGACAGTTTGGAGGTCTTTCAGTTTTGCTTAGAGGAGATGGCTGAGAGATATATGTGAGAACACATTCCCAGAGTGTTGAGTATCTGTCTGATGCCAGGATATTTTCTCAGGGCCTCTGATCCAGAGTCAGGTGTGGCCCGGGGCATAGACTTCCACCACGTGTCTGCAGTCCTCAATTTTGACCTTCCTTCCACTGCAGAGGCCTATGTCCACCGAGCTGGCAGGTAGGAGGATGGGGTGTGGGCGAGCAGGGGTGTTCGGAAGGACAGACCGTGTGGGCTAGTGATACACGCTTGATCTTCTCCCTTTGCAGGACAGCTCGAGCCAACAACCCAGGCATAGTTCTGACCTTTGTGCTGCCCACAGAACAGCCTTCCTTGGGAAAGATTGAGGAGCTTCTCAGTGGAGGTAAGAGCCCATGCTCTATGACTGCCAGGCTTCTCCCGTCCCACCTTGCAAGCAACTCCAGCATCTTGTATGGTACTGCACATCTTCTCATTACAGAGCACAGGGGTGAGACGGGATGACTGATTGACAATTTGAGGCTAGGCTGGGACACAtaataagaacttttttttattttattttttgctatttttaagtcAAAGAATAGGGCTTGAGAGGTGGGTCTgtgcttaagaacacttgctgctctttcctttttaatatgtatgtatgtatgcatgtgagcacactgaagctgtcctcagacacaccagaagagggcaccagatccgttacagatggtcgtgagccaccatgtggttgctgggaattgaacttaggacctctggaagagcagtcctaacctctgagctgttgctccagccccacttgctgctcttttagaggacccaggtttagttcctagcacccggTTGACAGTTCACAGACATCTATAACTCTAGCACCCTCTTTTGGGACCTGCAGGCCCAAGTGTGTAGGcagtacacatatgtgcatacaggcaaaacacacaaaaagtaaaataaataaatggttttctaAATCCAAGACGAATGGGAGGAGGAAACCCTATAGTAGGCTCCCGGTACTTGGGAgcagagttctaggtcagcccaggctacatagctAGGTGGAGGCCACCCTGGGTTATATAATGAGGTCCTGTTTAAAATGCTGAGAAGTGATGGCAGACTCCTACCACTGTTCGCTACCATCTTTCCCCAGTGACAGACACTATGTCCTTTCATACAGTGACTAAAGTGGTATACTGTCATGTTCACTGACTGCTTTATAGTCAGGAACTAGTTAGATACTCTGCTCTGTCTGGACTCAGATGCTTTGAGTGGGTGAGGTGTGCCTTGCCTGCAGGCAGCAGCCGTCATCATGAGGAGGCTTGTGGGTGGTGGGTTGTGAGCCTGAGGCCACGATGGCACATTGGGCTGAAGCACACACCCCTGACCTAAGCGTTTTGGGAGCTGCTTTTAGACCCAAGTACAGTGATGCTGAGTAGGTCTCATGGTACAGCCTCAtttcagagagaagcaggaggctgCCAGGGGACGGCCTTACATGGGCCCTACCCTCAACCCTCATAACTGCCTTCTCCCCAGAGGGCGAGGCCCCCATCCTGCTTCCCTACCAGTTCCAGATGGAGGAGATTGAAAGCTTTCGCTATCGATGCAGGGTAAGCTTGACAAAGGCGGGGAGGAGGGACGTTAAGAAGTGGGCCGTGACCCAGGGATTATACCCCATTGCTGAGCATGCAGGTCTAAGGCCATCTCACCCCTGGTCTACCCACAGGATGCCATGCGCTCGGTGACCAAGCAGGCCATTCGAGAGGCGagactgaaggagatcaaggaggaGCTTCTACACTCAGAGAAGCTCAAGGTGAGGGCAAGCTTAGAGCTGTCATTTTAGACAGCTCAGTAAGCTCTGAGTGGTGAGAAGCAGACAGCTGAAATGTTTGCTGGCCTTTgacagggagaggcaggaaaacAGCTGAAAGACAGCTGTTCTGCTGGGAGGGTAGTAGACACACTTCACAGTGTGCACTCGTTTAATTATAAATGAACATACatagtgtatgtgtatacaacACTGCTGGGAATACTATTAGTATCATTacaatagggctggtgagatggctcagcgggtaagagcactgactgctcttctgaaggtcctgagttcaattcccagcaaccacatggtggctcacagccatctgtagtaagatgatgctctcttctggtgtgtctaaagacagctacagtgtacttacataaaataataaataaaatctttgggaaaaaaaaaaagaatcattacaATATTATTTGGAAGCCCCGTAGAGTCCATACTAGGGTTCTTAGAATGTACAAGCCATACCTAGATGTTACACAGACATGGAAAAGAGTGAAGAGGCAGTTGGTGTTGGTGAAGAACAGAACAGTCTATAAGAAGATAATAAACTTAAGCGATTCGGAGTGCCTATGTTTGTATCTTAGAGAAGTAAACAGACATGTCCTTGTTCAGGGGATATCCTTGTACCCATTTTGGAGACTCAGTAGTCTAGCATCAGTGAGTGAATAAAGGTTCTAGCTGCCCCAAGTTGTGAAACTCTGGCATGTGAGAAGGGACCACATTCGGAAGCCTCCAGAGTAGACAGATTTCCAGGAGGTAGCATTATCTGGCTTTGCTACAGCATGCAGTGCCTTACTTGGCCAGCAGAGGGCAACTGTGCAAGCCATGAGAAACCTGTCCTAGGCTGTAGCTGTCAAGTAGGATGAAGAACAGAGTGGTAGGCAAACTTCACGGTGACACTTTTTTGTGCATCCTAAATCTTGTGCTCTCTGTCCGTCAGACATACTTTGAAGACAACCCCAGAGACCTTCAGCTACTTCGCCACGATCTGCCCTTGCACCCGGCAGTGGTAAAGCCTCATTTAGGCAATGTCCCTGACTACTTGGGTGAGTGCTGCTGAGGGCCAGGAGACCAGAGGGAAGCGCCTAGCTCTTGGCCCTCCTCCACCAGATCCTGTGCTTGGTGCTGGGACAGCTTGTGTGTGAGAGGACTAGGGACCAGGCAGCACAGAGTGTGTGAGCATGAACAACCGTGCACCATGTACCAGCTCAGACAGACATGTTCCACCCGTCTATCTCATAACTGGGTTTCATTGTGGAGATGAGGAAACTGGTTGCACAGGGTTGGTGACATATTCCAGGCTTTGGCTGAGTAGGAAAATGAGCCAGTGACTGGCTTCCCGTGTTCTCAAGATGCTGAGCACATTTGAGGGAGAGTCCTGGACTCAGGACCCTTGTGCTGGGGAATACTCGAGATTGGCAGGCGCCAAGCTGAAACCGCAGTGGTTTGTAGGTCAGAGCAGATGAGGGGGACACACGGTGCCGAGGGAGGGTAACTTCGAGTTAGCTGGTCCTTCGCATCTCATGAAGGCTCTGGGCTTTCCCTTTGGATGTGTAGTGTGGTATATTTTTGGCAGTGAGTACCCCTGCCTTCCATGCTTACAATAAACAAAGAAGAGTTGATGGTGGCCGGCAGATTAGCGTAGGCTCTGTCACTGCTGACCCTGCCTCTCTGTCATTGCTGACCCTGCTGGCCTGGACTGGGGTCGGTGCTAATGGGATGTTGCTGCTTTGGAAGTGACAGGAAGGGCTGGGCAGTTGgggtacacgcctttaatgccaacacccaggaggcagagacaggtggatctttgtgagtttgaggccagcctggtctacagatggaatTCTACAACcaccagggctatgtagaaaaaccctgtcacaaaaaaaccaagccaaaccaaaccaaaacaggtGACAGGAAAGTATAGAAGGGACATACGGGGGCAGATAAGGTGTGAGCGTGAAGGGGCCCAGGAAAGATAACTCCAGAGCAAGGGCTGGAGGCAGGCTCCTAAGGGATAGTGAGCTGGAGAAGACCCCACCCTTGGTCTGTCAGAAATGCTAGGAGCGTATTGGCCTAAAGCACCTACTAAGAGCAAAGTCACTCACTAAGAGGGAGCCAGGAAGTTTGCGATCCGGGAAGGTCTGACTTGTTAGATGTAGCCTGTCCTGGATCCGGGAAGGTCCGACTTGTTAGATGTAGCCTGTCCTGGATCCGGGAAGGTCCGACTTGTTAGATGTAGCCTATCCTGACGGGGTCGAGGTGCGTGTTCTGAGGCGAGGCCCAAGATCTCGTGAAGTTGGGGTGGaatgcagagggaggggaggagcgaTAGCAGGGACTGGAGAATTTGCAGTTCAGGAGCAGCATGAAAGAGAACCCACCCAgccaggcatgcaccaccatcgcccggctgacttctttctttttaaatgcctCACCCTTGTAggcatttcttccctccctccctcccttcctttttctgtgCTGTGTACACACTCTGCTGTGAATATGCCATAGCTTCTTGTGTTATGTGTTCTTTGCATTAAATTTGATCACTACAGACATGATTTAGACAGTGGGAGCCTATGGAGCTAACTAATCTTTTGTCTGTGCACATATAGCAAATAGTTGAGTATTGGATactcttccctccatctccccccaccccccacccccttttggtttttcgagacagggtttctctgtgtagccctggctattctggaactcactctgtagaccaggctggccttgaactcacaccctcctctgcctctgcctcctgattactgggattaaatgtgtgcaccccCACTGCTGGACTGGATTGGAGTCCGTGCTGTAAGAGTACAGGGTAGCGCTGAGAAGGGAGTGGGCCATCACTGAAAGCCAGGTCTCCTGGGGTAGAGAGAGCTGTGTAGCTGAAGGTTAGAAGTAGGGTGAGGAGAGCTGTGTAGCCAAAGGTTAGACGCAGGGGTGAGGCTATCCCTGAGCCCAGCATCTCTTCCAGTTCCTGCTGCTCTTCGTGGCCTTGTACATCCTCGAAAGAAACGGAGAAAGATGCCCTTCTCTAAGAAGGCTAAGGTACGTCTCCCGCAATTCCCGGCATAGTAGTGGTTCTCCTTCCCCCCGCCTTGCCCTTCCTCTTCAGCAGCTGAGGGAGAGATAGGATCCCAGGAGCAGGGCCCACAGGGCCTCCCTCACGTTGTCTGCAGCAGCTAGCGGTTTCTGACTTGTGGCACAGGGATTTGGTCAGGTGCCAGCACTGCTCATGTCTGTCGGGACATCCGACTGATGCCTCAAACTAACTTTCGACTTCTGCCCTCGTAGAAGGTGAAGGCCCAGAACCCACTGCGTGACTTCA is part of the Mus pahari chromosome 13, PAHARI_EIJ_v1.1, whole genome shotgun sequence genome and encodes:
- the Ddx56 gene encoding probable ATP-dependent RNA helicase DDX56; protein product: MEDQEALGFEHMGLDPRLLQAVTDLGWSRPTLIQEKAIPLALEGKDLLARARTGSGKTAAYAIPMLQLLLHKKATGPVMEQAVRGLVLVPTKELARQAQAMIQQLAAYCARDVRVANVSAAEDPASQRAVLMEKPDVVVGTPSRVLNHLQQNSLKLRDSLELLVVDEADLLFSFGFEDELKSLLCHLPRIYQAFLMSATFNEDVQTLKELVLHNPVTLRLQESQLPGPDQLQQFQVVCETEEDKFLLLYALLKLSLIRGKALLFVNTLERGYRLRLFLEQFSIPSCVLNGELPLRSRCHIISQFNQGLYDCVIATDAEILGPQVKSKRRGRGSKGDKASDPESGVARGIDFHHVSAVLNFDLPSTAEAYVHRAGRTARANNPGIVLTFVLPTEQPSLGKIEELLSGEGEAPILLPYQFQMEEIESFRYRCRDAMRSVTKQAIREARLKEIKEELLHSEKLKTYFEDNPRDLQLLRHDLPLHPAVVKPHLGNVPDYLVPAALRGLVHPRKKRRKMPFSKKAKKVKAQNPLRDFKHRGKKPKPTAKPS